DNA sequence from the Capsicum annuum cultivar UCD-10X-F1 unplaced genomic scaffold, UCD10Xv1.1 ctg5488, whole genome shotgun sequence genome:
CGAATCTGTCTCTGTAATTCAAGCAGTTTATGAGCAAAGCAAGAGAGaccaatttttgatgaaattgcgatctgaatttgagagtgtttgctCTAACTTGATGAATCGAAACCCGTCCCCTTCTTTAGATATCTGTTTTAGGGAATTACTTCGTAAAGAGCAGCGTCTTTTCACACAAAATGCTTTCAATCAAGAAAACGTCCAGCTTGTTGCATTTGCTCCTCAAGGAAAAGGAAAGTGTAGGGATATGAGCAAAATTCAGTGCTATAGTTGCAAGCAATATGACCATATTGCATATTGCGAGCAATTGTGGTAAGAAGTTTTGTAATTATTGTAAACAACACGGGCATATAATCAAAGATTGTCCTACATGTCCTCAAAATCATAGGATCAATGCCTTCCAAGCGGAGATGAATGGTTCCACTTTTGATAACTCATATTCAACAGGAACTAACAACCAATTTGCTACTCCGGCAATTGGACGAGTTCTAACTACTGAACTGGTACAACAAATGATTGTGTCAG
Encoded proteins:
- the LOC124893166 gene encoding uncharacterized protein LOC124893166 produces the protein MTILHIASNCGKKFCNYCKQHGHIIKDCPTCPQNHRINAFQAEMNGSTFDNSYSTGTNNQFATPAIGRVLTTELVQQMIVSALSALAKGSSVGEDNREWA